Proteins encoded together in one Porites lutea chromosome 2, jaPorLute2.1, whole genome shotgun sequence window:
- the LOC140928691 gene encoding uncharacterized protein, whose translation MNMWISLLIIALLKDAEGYSWVNAVRAKSDTQASPGVKTKRSLPTRQVLAGYWGQNSIAYRVSRPKWEKDLRYFCNNHKFDIYLVAFVHRLFRNNRNRDGYPGMNFAHHCSYAPNSRNPDVFECATIGGGIRDCQKMGKKLLISLGGDTCDGSLGSAENAKKLAYYIWNMFLGGKDMQDQRPFLWTVMDGVDLDIEIGSHKYYSDFVQEMRGLMGTDPSKQYLITAAPQCPFPDKWMGPQIQGSALEDFGHEFDYLFIQFYNNYCYPGDKYFMPVMDTWLNWARSIPKGPLIVLGLPAGPQAAGKPHYYFPPDKLATVYKKIRDKPGVGGLMFWDCSWVQNNIVNGKDYGTHAFELLRGIAVTPTTTSTTSTHAPPKTTQTLPNKKTTTQTILQTTKSPATTRIPTAGPGGCATDGYFPDPSDCSKFFICSAGVPFVRSCPAGLMYNKNQKYCDWPQNVQC comes from the exons ATGAATATGTGGATTTCTTTACTCATTATTGCTCTGTTGAAGGATGCTGAAGGATATTCGTGGGTAAATGCTGTGAG aGCGAAATCAGATACCCAAGCGAGTCCTGGAGTCAAAACTAAGCGCTCTCTTCCAACTCGTCAAGTGTTGGCCGGATACTGGGGACAAAACTCCATCGCTTACAGAGTCAGCCGCCCAAAGTGGGAGAAAGACCTACGTTACTTCTGCAATAATCACAAGTTTGATATCTATTTGGTCGCGTTTGTTCATCGCCTGTTTCGAAATAACAGAAACAGAG ATGGTTATCCTGGAATGAACTTTGCTCATCACTGCAGCTACGCTCCAAACTCCAGGAACCCTGATGTGTTTGAATGTGCTACAATTGGGGGTGGCATCAGGGATTGCCAAAAGATGGGTAAGAAGTTGCTAATATCCCTTGGCGGGGATACTTGCGACGGGAGCCTGGGTAGTGCTGAGAATGCCAAGAAATTGGCATACTATATATGGAATATGTTCTTGGGTGGAAAAGACATGCAGgatcaaaggccttttttatg GACGGTTATGGATGGCGTTGATCTCGATATCGAGATCGGAAGTCATAAATACTACTCTGACTTTGTCCAAGAGATGAGGGGCTTGATGGGCACAGACCCTAGCAAGCAGTACCTAATTACTGCGGCTCCACAGTGCCCTTTCCCAGATAAATGGATGGGACCACAGATTCAGGGCTCTGCTCTGGAAG ATTTTGGGCACGAATTTGACTACCTGTTCATCCAATTCTACAACAATTACTGTTACCCTGGTGACAAATACTTCATGCCAGTAATGGACACTTGGTTGAACTGGGCACGAAGTATTCCTAAAGGACCTCTAATCGTACTTGGTTTGCCGGCTGGACCGCAGGCAGCTGGCAAGCCGCATTATTATTTTCCTCCTGATAAACTCGCAACAGTTTACAAG AAAATACGTGACAAGCCCGGCGTTGGTGGACTGATGTTTTGGGATTGCTCCTGGGTACAAAACAATATTGTTAATGGTAAAGATTATGGCACACATGCTTTTGAACTGCTGCGGGGTATCGCGGTCACACCGACTACAACATCAACCACTAGCACCCATGCTCCTCCAAAAACAACGCAGACCTTACCGAACAAGAAAACAACCACCCAGACAATACTTCAAACGACCAAGAGCCCTGCTACAACACGAATCCCTACAGCTG GACCAGGGGGCTGTGCCACGGATGGCTATTTTCCTGACCCATCAGACTGCTCCAAGTTTTTTATCTGCTCAGCCGGTGTTCCCTTTGTCAGAAGCTGTCCTGCAGGATTGATGTATAACAAAAATCAAAAGTATTGCGACTGGCCTCAAAACGTTCaatgttaa
- the LOC140926252 gene encoding uncharacterized protein: protein MSFKTLLFVFTILNAKIFCLSENQSNCSCIGFLWEEFKFESVLSKDSQFWKDQVCRVANSCVQSLATRSSSLFRNNKECSEQPLINVSFPVISQYPNLTFKRNLRPFLAEKEKNNGITTQVFEALRKIWKLFVFCLIAAALSGIIIWFFDHKANSGHFPKSFWVGIQEGLWWAIVTMTTTGYGDKTPKSTLARAYATLWMIVGLMLMSIITAQVSSTLTADNLQPLGDVFGKKIGVPLRSKTFFQKHNQGAKTVQGEKKMTFIT, encoded by the exons ATGTCTTTCAAGacacttttgtttgtttttactattttaAACGCCAAAATCTTTTGTCTATCTGAAAACCAGAGCAATTGTTCGTGTATTGGTTTTCTCTGGGAAGAGTTTAAATTTGAGAGCGTGCTTTCAAAAGATAGCCAGTTTTGGAAGGACCAAGTCTGCCGTGTTGCAAACTCTTGTGTTCAAAGCCTGGCTACCCGCAGTTCGTCGTTATTTCGGAACAACAAAGAATGCTCGGAGCAACCTCTGATAAATGTATCATTTCCTGTAATATCTCAATATCCAAATTTAACGTTTAAAAGGAATCTACGGCCCTTTCTCGccgaaaaggaaaagaataacGGTATAACAACGCAGGTGTTTGAGGCCCTTCGTAAAATATGGAAACTGTTCGTCTTTTGTCTGATAGCGGCGGCATTATCAGGAATCATCATTTGGTTTTTT GATCATAAGGCGAACTCCGGACATTTCCCTAAGTCATTTTGGGTTGGCATTCAAGAAGGCTTATGGTGGGCCATTGTTACAATGACAACCACGGG GTATGGTGACAAGACTCCAAAATCCACGCTTGCTCGAGCATATGCTACATTATGGATGATCGTTGGACTGATGTTAATGTCAATCATTACTGCCCAGGTCTCCTCTACCTTGACCGCTGACAACCTGCAGCCTCTGGGCGATGTATTTGGTAAAAAG ATTGGCGTGCCTTTGAGAAGCAAAACTTTTTTCCAGAAGCACAATCAAGGAGCCAAAACTGTGCAAGgtgaaaagaaaatgacattCATCACTTAA
- the LOC140926251 gene encoding uncharacterized protein — MAILELWPLLVLCFSCAALSGILVWILDSRSNPEQFPKRFWRGIFDGIWWAIVTMTTVGYGDKTPRSLLARLFAIVWMVSGIILLSMFTAQVSSRLTAQELRSDHHLFGKKVGVPPSLYGSDYVDYKMTYSRVEEIENETALDHSDQLDSIVIFHCDGKKEKDWEVLQFMPACQVGAKVNFRIHTPSSDEYRKIDTELNDLRCLKMRTARKYMTYSQESHGSETKMHRTCNEFLEKQDNRKFEFKWVYFTDLSQYLIPFGAVVGAIVLAFIIGAIWECRKRGKKSGFDVPQQTRLPHQSHSVTEKEPMISQTSKC; from the exons ATGGCCATTTTGGAGTTATGGCCTCTTCTAGTGCTATGCTTCTCATGTGCTGCACTGTCGGGAATTCTAGTGTGGATACTT GACAGCAGATCAAATCCGGAGCAGTTTCCTAAGCGATTTTGGCGGGGAATTTTTGATGGAATTTGGTGGGCCATCGTAACCATGACAACTGTTGG gtATGGAGACAAGACCCCCAGGTCACTGTTAGCTCGACTCTTTGCAATAGTATGGATGGTTTCGGGCATCATTTTGCTGTCCATGTTTACTGCCCAAGTGTCGTCTCGTCTAACAGCTCAGGAACTAAGGAGTGATCACCATTTATTTGGTAAAAAG GTTGGAGTACCGCCGAGCCTTTACGGTTCTGATTATGTTGACTACAAGATGACGTATTCTAGAGTGGAAG AGATTGAGAATGAAACAGCGCTGGACCACTCAGATCAGCTGGACTCAATAGTGATATTCCACTGTGatggaaaaaaagagaaagattgGGAGGTGCTCCAGTTTATGCCAGCATGTCAAGTTGGTGCGAAAGTTAACTTTAGAATTCACACACCTTCTTCAGATGAGTACCGGAAGATCGATACTGAACTGAATGATCTCAGATGCTTAAAAATGAGGACGGCCCGCAAATACATGACGTATTCGCAAGAAAGCCATGGGAGTGAAACAAAGATGCACAGGACCTGCAACGAGTTCTTGGAGAAACAAGACAATCGAAAGTTTGAGTTCAAGTGGGTTTATTTCACAGATCTTTCGCAGTACCTTATTCCATTTGGCGCTGTGGTTGGTGCAATCGTCTTAGCTTTCATCATTGGCGCCATCTGGGAATGTCGAAAGAGAGGAAAGAAATCAG gttttGATGTCCCGCAACAAACCCGGCTTCCTCATCAGTCCCACTCAGTAACAGAGAAGGAGCCCATGATTAGCCAAACGTCTAAGTGCTAA